A genomic window from Winogradskyella sp. J14-2 includes:
- a CDS encoding GIY-YIG nuclease family protein, with protein MANKPNGVIYIGVTDNLEERVKEHKLKVYPKSFTARYSCEILVYFEEFENGEKASIREVQFKKWKRDWKIKLIEEMNPSWADLSLNWNLGNKIFRNNK; from the coding sequence ATGGCAAACAAGCCAAATGGAGTAATTTATATAGGAGTAACTGATAATTTAGAAGAAAGAGTTAAAGAACATAAATTAAAAGTTTATCCAAAATCTTTTACAGCTAGATACAGTTGTGAGATTCTAGTTTATTTTGAAGAATTTGAAAATGGTGAAAAGGCGTCAATTAGAGAAGTTCAATTCAAGAAATGGAAGAGAGATTGGAAAATTAAATTAATAGAAGAAATGAATCCGAGTTGGGCTGATTTAAGTTTGAACTGGAATTTAGGAAATAAAATATTTAGGAATAACAAATAA
- the pcaF gene encoding 3-oxoadipyl-CoA thiolase — protein sequence MKQAYIIDGIRTPIGNYKGTLSAVRTDDLAALVIKEIVKRNPNIPKEAYDDVILGCANQAGEDNRNVARMASLLAGLPFTVPGETVNRLCSSGLSAIIHANRAIKAGDGDVFISGGVENMTRGPYVMAKPSSAFGGDSKLYDSTFGWRFVNPKMHEMYGTDGMGMTAENLVEKYNISREDQDAFAYWSQMKASQAQENGRLEKEIVPVEIPQRKKDPIVFAKDEFVKPTTSKKILAKLRPAFKKEGGSVTAGNASGLNDGAAATIIASEEAVKKYNLKPLARIVSSAVVGVEPRIMGIGPVEASNKALAKAGLTMDDIDIIELNEAFAAQALACIRAWGLADDDPRINPNGGSIAIGHPLGVTGTRIAYSAALELKEQNKRYALVTMCIGVGQGYAAIIENANN from the coding sequence ATGAAACAAGCATACATAATAGACGGCATAAGAACACCAATAGGAAATTATAAAGGCACATTATCGGCTGTGCGTACAGACGATTTAGCAGCTTTAGTAATCAAAGAAATCGTAAAACGAAACCCAAACATCCCAAAAGAAGCATACGACGATGTTATTTTAGGTTGTGCCAATCAAGCAGGCGAAGATAATCGTAACGTAGCACGTATGGCATCACTTTTAGCTGGATTGCCATTTACAGTTCCAGGAGAAACCGTGAATAGACTATGTAGTTCTGGTTTGTCAGCAATTATTCACGCTAACAGAGCGATAAAAGCTGGAGATGGCGATGTATTTATCTCTGGAGGTGTTGAGAATATGACACGCGGTCCGTACGTTATGGCAAAACCATCAAGCGCTTTTGGAGGCGATTCAAAACTTTACGATTCCACATTCGGATGGCGTTTCGTAAACCCAAAAATGCACGAAATGTATGGCACAGACGGAATGGGAATGACTGCCGAAAATCTAGTAGAGAAATATAATATCTCGCGAGAAGATCAAGATGCATTCGCCTATTGGAGTCAGATGAAAGCATCACAAGCGCAAGAAAACGGACGATTAGAAAAAGAAATTGTACCTGTCGAAATTCCACAGCGCAAAAAAGACCCAATCGTTTTTGCAAAAGACGAATTTGTAAAACCAACAACATCAAAAAAGATTTTAGCCAAATTACGACCAGCCTTTAAAAAAGAAGGAGGTAGCGTAACCGCAGGAAACGCATCAGGATTAAATGATGGAGCAGCCGCAACCATTATCGCTAGTGAAGAAGCTGTAAAAAAATATAATCTAAAGCCTTTAGCGCGCATCGTGAGTTCGGCTGTCGTAGGTGTAGAACCTCGAATTATGGGCATCGGTCCAGTCGAGGCGTCCAATAAAGCTTTGGCAAAAGCCGGATTAACAATGGACGATATTGACATCATAGAGCTCAACGAAGCCTTTGCAGCACAAGCATTGGCGTGTATCAGAGCCTGGGGATTGGCGGACGATGATCCAAGAATTAACCCAAATGGAGGCTCGATTGCTATAGGTCACCCACTTGGTGTTACAGGCACCAGAATCGCCTATTCAGCGGCTTTAGAGCTCAAAGAGCAAAACAAGCGCTACGCATTGGTAACGATGTGTATTGGTGTGGGTCAAGGCTATGCAGCGATCATAGAGAATGCAAATAATTAA
- a CDS encoding GIY-YIG nuclease family protein: MKTYYVYILQCSDNLTYTGITNNLSRRLDEHQKGINKSCFTFKRRPLKLIFEQVFNDIEQAIRFEKKIKKWSSKKKYALANGKYDLLQILSECRNATHSNYKPLRYREFN, translated from the coding sequence ATGAAAACGTATTATGTATATATATTACAATGTTCAGATAATCTAACATACACAGGTATAACAAACAATTTGTCGAGAAGATTAGATGAACATCAAAAGGGTATAAACAAAAGTTGTTTTACATTTAAAAGAAGACCACTAAAATTAATTTTTGAACAAGTCTTTAATGATATAGAACAAGCTATTCGATTTGAGAAGAAAATTAAAAAATGGAGTTCAAAAAAGAAATATGCATTAGCAAATGGAAAGTATGATTTGTTGCAGATTTTATCAGAATGTAGAAATGCAACACATTCAAATTATAAACCCTTAAGATATCGTGAATTCAATTAG
- the paaZ gene encoding phenylacetic acid degradation bifunctional protein PaaZ, protein MIVKKIEHYICGNWTTGKEEGAPIYDAITGEHFTNWAVEGLDIPEVLNYARTKGGEVLRKMTFQERGNMLKKLALYLTKRKEQFYDLSYRTGATRVDSWIDIEGGFGNLFANASLRKLFPNKPFHVEGDPIDLSRGGRFMAHHIMVPKKGVAVHINAFNFPVWGMLEKCAVNWMAGVPAVVLPAPSSAYLAEAVAREIINSSILPEGALQIINGTVKTILDTVESQDVVTFTGSAATGRLLKAHPRLIEESVPFTMEADSLNASILGEDAVPGTPEFNLFVKEVRKEMTVKAGQKCTAIRRIIVPENLVEDVQIALAKELDKVTIGDPRLKEVRMGSLVSKQQVEAVKSSIADISKEAEIVYGNLDNIETIGADANKGAFISPVVFRTDNPFQNSVVHEREAFGPVSTIMPYKSMDEAVQLAQMGKGSLVSSIATFDDNIATDYVVNAASHHGRILVINREMAKQSTGHGSPLPYLVHGGPGRAGGGEEMGGMRGIKHYLQRTAIQGTPSTITEITGIYQQNAKYKEAEDHPFKYHWEDIQPGMSLKTHKRTLTDSDIQNFANLTWDHFYAHTDITSLDGSIFEKRTVHGYFIISAAAGLFVYPNKGPVAANYGLDSIRFLRPLYHNDTIYVRLTCKEKVDRDVSSTEHPSGIVKWHVEVFDANFENRPESQKTDKDSPLVAVATILTMVQKKQETFVEMTEEKINECLSKLKADAKPKWGIMTPQHMIEHLEYTYKIASGEIQDFEISTPQKILDKVHASLYNYRKFPQNSQFPQLEKDTLDDLKHQDLETAIEKFKEQRKKYIEFFKENPDAKLKNIVFGELNRYESYLLERKHLNHHFEQFDLL, encoded by the coding sequence ATGATTGTGAAAAAAATAGAACATTATATCTGCGGAAACTGGACTACAGGAAAAGAAGAAGGAGCACCAATTTACGATGCTATAACAGGCGAACATTTTACAAATTGGGCTGTTGAAGGATTAGATATTCCTGAAGTTCTTAACTACGCACGCACAAAAGGAGGCGAAGTACTTCGTAAAATGACCTTTCAAGAGCGCGGTAATATGCTCAAAAAATTGGCACTTTACCTTACAAAGCGCAAAGAACAATTTTACGATTTAAGTTACAGAACTGGCGCAACGCGTGTAGATAGTTGGATAGATATAGAAGGTGGTTTTGGTAATCTGTTTGCCAATGCATCATTACGAAAATTATTTCCAAACAAACCATTCCACGTAGAAGGCGACCCAATCGATTTGTCTCGTGGCGGACGTTTTATGGCACATCATATAATGGTGCCAAAAAAAGGTGTTGCAGTGCACATCAACGCGTTTAATTTCCCGGTTTGGGGAATGTTAGAAAAGTGTGCTGTAAACTGGATGGCAGGTGTGCCAGCAGTAGTTTTGCCTGCGCCATCATCAGCTTATTTAGCAGAGGCAGTAGCGAGAGAAATTATTAATTCTAGTATTTTACCAGAAGGCGCACTTCAAATCATAAACGGGACAGTTAAAACCATTTTAGATACCGTCGAGTCTCAAGATGTCGTCACCTTTACAGGTTCAGCCGCAACTGGTCGCTTATTAAAAGCGCATCCAAGATTAATTGAAGAATCGGTGCCTTTTACTATGGAAGCTGATTCGCTTAACGCCTCTATTTTAGGCGAAGATGCAGTTCCTGGAACACCAGAATTCAATTTGTTCGTTAAGGAAGTTCGAAAGGAAATGACCGTAAAAGCTGGACAAAAATGTACAGCCATCCGACGCATTATTGTTCCTGAAAATTTAGTTGAGGATGTTCAAATCGCATTAGCAAAAGAGCTCGATAAAGTCACCATTGGCGACCCAAGACTTAAGGAAGTGAGAATGGGTTCATTGGTGAGTAAGCAACAAGTTGAAGCAGTGAAAAGTTCTATTGCAGATATCAGCAAAGAAGCTGAAATAGTTTATGGCAATTTGGATAATATTGAGACTATTGGAGCGGATGCCAACAAAGGTGCATTTATTAGTCCGGTGGTGTTTAGAACTGATAATCCTTTCCAGAATAGTGTTGTTCACGAGCGCGAAGCATTCGGACCAGTAAGTACCATTATGCCTTACAAGTCAATGGACGAAGCTGTGCAATTAGCGCAAATGGGTAAAGGGTCGTTAGTGTCTTCTATTGCAACATTCGATGATAACATCGCGACGGATTATGTAGTTAATGCAGCGAGTCATCACGGAAGAATTTTGGTGATTAATCGCGAAATGGCAAAACAAAGTACAGGTCACGGTTCGCCACTACCTTACTTAGTTCACGGAGGTCCAGGACGTGCTGGTGGTGGAGAAGAAATGGGTGGAATGCGTGGCATTAAACACTATTTACAACGTACAGCCATTCAAGGAACACCATCAACCATCACTGAAATTACTGGCATTTATCAGCAAAATGCAAAATATAAAGAAGCTGAAGACCATCCGTTTAAGTACCATTGGGAAGATATCCAACCAGGAATGTCTTTAAAAACACACAAGCGTACGCTTACGGATTCCGATATTCAGAATTTTGCCAATCTAACTTGGGACCATTTCTATGCACATACAGATATAACCTCACTAGATGGCAGTATTTTTGAAAAACGAACAGTACACGGTTATTTTATAATTTCTGCAGCAGCTGGTTTATTCGTGTATCCAAATAAAGGTCCAGTAGCGGCAAATTACGGTTTGGATTCTATCCGATTTTTAAGACCGTTATATCACAACGATACCATTTATGTGCGTTTAACCTGTAAGGAAAAAGTAGATAGAGATGTGTCATCAACAGAGCATCCAAGTGGCATTGTAAAATGGCACGTTGAGGTGTTTGATGCTAATTTTGAAAATCGACCAGAAAGTCAAAAAACAGACAAAGACAGTCCGTTGGTTGCCGTGGCTACCATTTTAACAATGGTTCAGAAAAAACAAGAAACATTTGTTGAAATGACCGAAGAAAAAATCAACGAATGCTTATCAAAATTAAAAGCAGACGCCAAACCAAAATGGGGCATTATGACGCCTCAACATATGATTGAGCATTTAGAATACACTTATAAAATTGCGTCTGGCGAAATTCAAGACTTTGAAATTTCTACACCACAGAAGATTTTAGACAAGGTACACGCAAGCTTGTATAACTATAGAAAGTTTCCGCAGAACTCTCAATTTCCGCAGTTAGAAAAAGATACGCTAGATGATTTAAAACATCAAGATTTAGAAACAGCGATTGAGAAGTTTAAAGAACAACGTAAAAAATACATCGAGTTCTTCAAGGAAAATCCAGATGCTAAATTGAAGAATATAGTATTTGGCGAGTTGAATCGTTACGAATCTTACTTACTCGAAAGAAAACATTTAAACCATCATTTCGAGCAGTTCGATTTGTTATAA
- a CDS encoding enoyl-CoA hydratase/isomerase family protein has product MSNPYVKLEIENQVGYIEFFHPAHNSLPGNILAELAQTITDAGYNDDIKVIVLKSGGDRTFCAGASFNELININDEATGKVFFSGFANVINAMRKCPKFIIGRVQGKTVGGGVGVASATDYCMATKFAAIKLSELNVGIGPFVVGPAVERKLGLSGMSQIAIDANTFYPAEWAKQKGLFTQVFDTTDELDEAVKTFAENLCNYNPEAMKEMKKIFWQGTEDWDTLLAERAAVSGRLVLSDFTKETLKRFK; this is encoded by the coding sequence ATGAGTAACCCTTATGTTAAATTAGAAATAGAAAACCAAGTAGGATACATCGAATTCTTTCATCCTGCGCATAACTCATTACCAGGAAATATTCTAGCTGAATTAGCACAAACTATTACCGATGCTGGTTATAATGACGACATTAAAGTTATCGTCTTAAAAAGTGGAGGCGATAGAACATTTTGTGCTGGAGCAAGTTTTAACGAGTTGATAAATATCAATGATGAAGCGACAGGAAAAGTCTTCTTTTCAGGATTTGCCAACGTGATTAATGCAATGCGCAAATGTCCGAAATTTATTATTGGACGAGTGCAAGGAAAAACCGTTGGTGGAGGAGTAGGTGTTGCTTCGGCAACCGATTATTGTATGGCAACAAAATTTGCAGCTATAAAGTTAAGCGAGCTAAACGTTGGTATCGGTCCGTTTGTTGTTGGTCCGGCTGTAGAGCGCAAGTTAGGATTAAGCGGAATGTCACAAATCGCCATTGATGCCAATACGTTTTATCCAGCAGAATGGGCAAAACAAAAAGGCTTATTTACACAAGTATTTGATACTACAGATGAATTAGATGAAGCCGTAAAAACTTTTGCCGAAAATCTTTGTAATTACAATCCAGAAGCAATGAAAGAAATGAAGAAAATCTTTTGGCAAGGTACCGAAGATTGGGACACGCTTCTAGCCGAAAGAGCAGCCGTTAGTGGTCGCTTGGTATTAAGTGATTTTACAAAAGAAACATTAAAACGATTTAAATAA
- a CDS encoding transferase hexapeptide repeat family protein: MIYKFQGYTPVVHESSFVHPLAAVTGNVIIGKNCYIGPGAAIRGDWGQIILDDGVNVQENCTVHMFPGKSITLKESAHVGHGAIIHGANLGRNCLIGMNTVIMDDAEIGDESIVGAMAFVKAETKIPPRSLVVGNPAKVIKQVSDEMIAWKTKGTQLYQQLPKDCHETLREVEPLREVPKDRLVQENTYATLRDFMKK; the protein is encoded by the coding sequence ATGATATACAAATTCCAAGGATACACACCAGTTGTACACGAAAGCAGTTTCGTGCACCCATTGGCTGCAGTCACTGGCAATGTCATCATTGGCAAAAACTGTTACATCGGTCCAGGTGCTGCCATTCGTGGAGATTGGGGACAAATCATTTTAGATGATGGTGTTAACGTGCAAGAAAACTGTACAGTGCATATGTTTCCAGGTAAATCTATTACCCTAAAAGAAAGTGCACACGTTGGTCACGGAGCCATCATTCACGGAGCCAATTTGGGCCGTAATTGCCTCATTGGTATGAATACCGTAATTATGGATGATGCCGAAATTGGAGATGAAAGTATCGTTGGCGCTATGGCATTTGTTAAGGCCGAAACTAAAATTCCACCACGTAGTTTGGTGGTTGGTAATCCAGCAAAAGTCATCAAGCAGGTAAGCGACGAGATGATTGCTTGGAAAACTAAAGGAACACAATTGTATCAGCAATTGCCAAAAGATTGTCACGAGACTTTGAGAGAAGTAGAACCACTTCGAGAAGTACCAAAAGATAGATTAGTACAAGAAAACACGTATGCTACATTACGTGATTTTATGAAAAAATAG
- a CDS encoding dihydrolipoamide acetyltransferase family protein, whose product MSKFELKMPKMGESITEGTIINWLINEGDSFDEGDIILEVATDKVDNEVPAPAAGTLLETKYQAKDVVKVGEVIAILEVEATNSKQKPKEEAATSSAVETSQKKTKKKRSITSSAVEASTSNSFSVNNTNTFFSPLIISIAKEHHISFEELARIPATGNEGRLRKSDVFNYIEDGRPYKFAQPVVQDPTAYRIPQLTFDKGKGKIVEMDRMRQMIADHMVYSKHTSPHVTAYVEADLTNMVNWRNENKVAFQEKYSEKLTFTPLFVEAVAKAVKDFPNINASVDGNNIIVKEDINIGMATALPSGNLIVPVVKNADTKDLKTLAENVNELAGKARENKLSGDDIKGSTFTISNVGTFGSVMGTPIINQPEVAILALGIIKKRAEVIETEKGDEIAIRSMMYLSLSFDHRVVDGYLGGSFVRRVADYLEQFDTNRKI is encoded by the coding sequence ATGTCTAAATTTGAACTAAAAATGCCCAAAATGGGTGAGAGCATCACAGAAGGAACCATCATTAATTGGTTAATCAATGAAGGCGATTCTTTTGATGAAGGCGATATTATATTAGAAGTAGCTACAGATAAGGTAGATAACGAAGTGCCAGCACCAGCAGCAGGAACGTTGTTAGAAACCAAATACCAAGCAAAAGATGTGGTAAAAGTTGGTGAAGTTATCGCCATTTTAGAAGTTGAAGCGACCAATTCTAAGCAAAAACCTAAAGAAGAAGCTGCCACGTCGAGCGCAGTCGAGACGTCTCAAAAGAAAACTAAAAAGAAACGTTCCATCACATCGAGCGCAGTTGAGGCGTCAACTTCAAATTCATTTTCAGTCAATAATACAAATACATTCTTCTCACCACTAATTATTTCCATTGCAAAGGAGCATCACATTAGTTTTGAAGAACTAGCAAGAATTCCAGCAACCGGAAACGAAGGACGATTAAGAAAGAGCGATGTATTCAATTATATCGAAGATGGCAGACCATACAAGTTTGCACAGCCAGTGGTACAAGATCCAACGGCTTATCGCATTCCGCAATTAACGTTCGATAAAGGCAAAGGAAAGATTGTAGAAATGGATCGTATGCGCCAAATGATTGCAGATCATATGGTGTATTCCAAACATACGTCACCGCATGTAACGGCTTATGTTGAAGCCGACTTAACCAATATGGTAAATTGGCGTAATGAAAATAAAGTTGCTTTTCAAGAAAAATATAGTGAAAAACTAACCTTTACACCATTGTTTGTAGAAGCTGTAGCTAAAGCAGTCAAGGATTTTCCAAATATCAATGCTTCTGTCGATGGTAACAATATCATCGTAAAAGAAGACATTAATATTGGTATGGCAACAGCACTACCAAGTGGAAATTTAATTGTGCCAGTAGTTAAAAATGCTGATACTAAAGACTTAAAAACATTAGCCGAAAACGTAAACGAGCTCGCTGGAAAAGCAAGAGAAAATAAGTTGAGTGGCGACGATATCAAAGGCAGCACGTTCACTATTTCTAACGTTGGGACGTTTGGTAGCGTAATGGGAACGCCAATTATCAACCAACCAGAAGTTGCCATTTTAGCATTAGGAATTATAAAAAAACGTGCCGAAGTCATCGAAACTGAAAAAGGCGACGAAATCGCTATTAGAAGTATGATGTACTTATCCTTGTCCTTCGACCATCGTGTTGTTGATGGGTATTTAGGCGGAAGCTTTGTGCGAAGAGTTGCTGATTATTTAGAACAATTTGATACGAATAGAAAAATATAA
- a CDS encoding branched-chain amino acid aminotransferase, with product MNMNISIKKIETSKVDTIDFNNIPLGTSFTDHMFICDYKDGQWQNPRIEPLALIPTHPAAMALHYGQAIFEGMKANVDADGTPMLFRADKNAVRLNFSADRMGMPNVPEELFVEGLKQLVAMDKAWIPPQDGSALYLRPFMYADEAFIGMRAATSYKFIIMASPAGPFFSKRIKLWAEKKYVRAVDGGTGEAKAAGNYAAAIRPTELAKAKGYDQVLWLDAVEHEYIQEVGTMNIFFKIDGKFITPRRDGAILDGITRMSVIDILKDKDFEVIERPITLTEIREASEKGLLEEAFGTGTAVGIAYIQSIGTENGDIHVSDESPVGLDVNNTLNAIKTGKIEDKFNWMIKVEKELV from the coding sequence ATAAACATGAATATTTCAATCAAAAAAATAGAAACATCAAAAGTCGATACTATCGACTTCAACAACATACCATTAGGAACATCTTTTACAGATCATATGTTTATCTGCGATTATAAAGATGGCCAATGGCAAAACCCAAGAATAGAACCTTTAGCTTTAATTCCAACGCATCCAGCAGCAATGGCATTGCATTACGGACAAGCCATTTTCGAAGGCATGAAAGCTAATGTAGATGCAGATGGAACACCAATGCTATTCCGTGCCGATAAAAATGCGGTACGTTTAAACTTTAGTGCAGACCGAATGGGAATGCCAAATGTTCCAGAAGAATTGTTTGTAGAAGGCTTAAAACAATTAGTGGCTATGGATAAAGCTTGGATTCCACCACAAGATGGTAGTGCTTTATACTTACGTCCATTTATGTATGCCGATGAAGCCTTTATCGGTATGCGCGCAGCCACAAGTTACAAGTTTATCATTATGGCATCACCAGCAGGGCCGTTTTTTAGCAAGCGTATAAAATTGTGGGCCGAGAAGAAATATGTTCGTGCTGTAGATGGTGGTACAGGCGAAGCAAAAGCGGCTGGAAATTACGCAGCAGCAATTCGTCCTACAGAATTAGCAAAAGCAAAAGGCTACGACCAAGTATTGTGGTTAGATGCTGTTGAGCACGAGTACATTCAAGAGGTGGGAACAATGAATATTTTCTTCAAAATTGATGGGAAATTCATCACACCACGTCGCGATGGCGCTATTCTCGATGGCATTACCAGAATGAGCGTTATCGATATTTTAAAGGATAAAGATTTTGAAGTTATTGAGCGTCCAATCACGCTTACCGAAATACGAGAAGCATCAGAAAAAGGCCTTTTAGAGGAAGCTTTCGGAACAGGAACAGCCGTTGGTATTGCTTACATTCAGAGTATTGGTACAGAAAATGGCGACATTCACGTCTCTGATGAAAGTCCGGTAGGATTAGATGTTAACAACACGCTAAATGCCATAAAAACAGGAAAAATTGAAGATAAATTCAACTGGATGATAAAGGTTGAAAAGGAATTAGTGTAA
- a CDS encoding thiamine pyrophosphate-dependent enzyme: MNKEILKKGFTNLVTAKTMAELYEANFKVVSKYVHATSRGHEAIQTALGMQLLPQDYAFPYYRDDAMLLAFGMTPYDLMLQVLAKKDDPFSGGRTYYSHPSLKDADKPKIPHQSSATGMQAIPATGVAMGMQYLEKQNLRNPNVIQSDSEESKLKPITVCSLGDASVTEGEIAEAFQMAALKQMPILYLVQDNGWDISANEAETRAQNAAEYAKGFHGLEAISIDGAKFIESYEALEKVIKTIRDERRPFLVHAKVPLLNHHTSGVRMEWYRDDLEEAKSRDPYSVLKQQMLDSGFTQKDIDVIEAEIKTLVENDFQKALKAEDPTPEDLFTHDFAPTPITEEKGERSPEGAEKVVMVDCALFAVEELMRKHPECLLYGQDVGGRLGGVFREAATLAQKFGDDRVFNTPIQEAFIVGSTVGMSAVGLKPIVEVQFADYIWPGLNQLFTEVSRSCYLSNGKWPVSMILRVPIGAYGSGGPYHSSSVESIVTNIRGIKIAYPSNGADLKGLMKSAYYDPNPVVIFEHKGLYWSKVPGTKTATSVEPAEDYILPFGKAWLPQEIWKQDDVETCTIVTYGMGVHWAYNASGELDMRDQIEIVDLRTLYPLDEDTVMKSVKKTGKCLVVTEEPSDNSFARALAGKIQEECFKYLDAPVMTIGSENMPAIPLNSTLEQAMIPSTEKVKTKVKMLLDY; the protein is encoded by the coding sequence ATGAATAAAGAGATATTAAAAAAAGGATTTACCAATTTAGTAACCGCCAAAACAATGGCAGAATTGTATGAGGCTAACTTCAAAGTAGTTTCAAAATACGTGCACGCTACATCGCGTGGTCACGAAGCCATTCAGACCGCTTTAGGAATGCAATTGTTACCTCAAGATTATGCATTTCCGTATTATAGAGACGATGCAATGTTGTTAGCTTTTGGTATGACACCTTACGATTTAATGCTACAGGTATTGGCTAAAAAAGACGATCCATTTTCTGGTGGAAGAACATATTATTCGCATCCAAGTTTAAAAGATGCCGATAAGCCTAAAATTCCGCATCAATCATCAGCAACAGGTATGCAAGCTATTCCTGCAACTGGTGTCGCTATGGGAATGCAATATTTGGAAAAGCAAAATTTAAGGAATCCTAATGTCATTCAGAGCGATAGCGAAGAATCTAAATTAAAACCAATCACGGTTTGTAGTTTAGGGGACGCATCAGTTACCGAAGGCGAAATTGCAGAAGCCTTTCAAATGGCGGCTTTAAAGCAAATGCCAATTCTATATTTGGTGCAAGACAACGGTTGGGATATTTCAGCCAATGAAGCCGAAACCAGAGCTCAAAATGCTGCAGAATATGCTAAAGGTTTTCACGGATTAGAAGCCATTTCTATAGATGGTGCTAAATTTATTGAAAGCTACGAAGCTCTAGAAAAAGTTATAAAAACCATACGAGACGAGCGTCGACCATTTTTGGTGCACGCTAAAGTGCCGTTATTGAATCATCATACATCTGGTGTGCGTATGGAATGGTATCGTGATGACTTGGAAGAAGCAAAATCTCGTGATCCATATTCTGTTTTAAAACAGCAAATGTTAGATAGTGGTTTCACTCAAAAGGATATAGATGTTATTGAAGCGGAAATAAAAACGCTGGTTGAAAATGATTTTCAAAAAGCTTTAAAAGCTGAAGATCCAACACCAGAAGATTTATTTACCCACGATTTTGCGCCAACGCCAATTACCGAAGAAAAAGGTGAGCGTTCACCAGAAGGTGCGGAAAAAGTAGTGATGGTAGATTGTGCCTTATTCGCTGTAGAAGAATTAATGCGTAAGCATCCAGAGTGTTTGCTTTATGGACAAGATGTTGGTGGCCGACTAGGTGGTGTGTTCAGGGAAGCAGCAACATTAGCACAGAAATTTGGTGATGACAGAGTTTTCAATACACCAATTCAAGAAGCTTTTATTGTGGGTTCTACGGTTGGTATGAGTGCGGTGGGTTTAAAGCCAATTGTTGAGGTTCAGTTTGCCGATTATATTTGGCCAGGACTCAATCAATTATTTACCGAAGTGAGCCGAAGCTGTTATTTAAGTAACGGAAAATGGCCTGTAAGTATGATTTTGCGTGTGCCAATTGGCGCTTATGGTAGTGGTGGACCTTACCACTCATCTTCTGTGGAAAGTATAGTCACTAATATAAGAGGTATTAAAATTGCTTACCCAAGTAATGGTGCCGATTTAAAAGGTTTGATGAAGTCTGCTTATTACGACCCGAATCCAGTAGTTATTTTTGAGCATAAAGGTTTGTATTGGTCTAAAGTTCCTGGAACAAAAACAGCAACTTCTGTAGAGCCTGCTGAGGATTATATTTTACCTTTTGGAAAAGCATGGTTGCCACAGGAAATCTGGAAGCAAGACGATGTAGAAACGTGTACCATTGTAACTTATGGAATGGGTGTGCATTGGGCTTACAATGCTTCAGGTGAATTAGATATGCGTGATCAAATTGAAATTGTAGATCTTAGAACGCTTTACCCTTTGGATGAAGATACTGTAATGAAGTCGGTTAAGAAAACAGGCAAATGTTTGGTGGTAACAGAAGAGCCGAGTGATAATAGTTTTGCGAGAGCATTAGCTGGAAAAATTCAGGAAGAATGTTTTAAGTATTTAGATGCGCCAGTGATGACGATTGGTAGCGAGAATATGCCTGCCATTCCACTGAATTCAACATTAGAACAAGCAATGATTCCTTCAACTGAAAAGGTGAAGACTAAGGTTAAAATGTTATTAGATTATTAA
- a CDS encoding cold-shock protein — MNTGTVKFFNDSKGFGFITEEGNSKEHFVHISGLVDEVREGDNVEFDLTEGKKGLNAINVKVI; from the coding sequence ATGAATACTGGTACAGTAAAATTTTTTAATGACTCTAAAGGTTTTGGATTCATAACAGAAGAAGGAAACAGCAAAGAGCATTTTGTACACATTTCTGGTTTAGTTGATGAGGTTAGAGAAGGTGACAATGTAGAATTCGATTTAACAGAAGGAAAAAAGGGATTAAATGCAATTAATGTAAAAGTTATATAA